ACCTAACTAAAGTATAATTGCTTTATGTAGAAACGAACGGAGAAGGGTGAGTTAATTGGACAATAATAATACGTCTTACAGCAAGGAGAATACGGGGAAACGCATAAAGAGTTTTCGGCTTGCTCAAAATATATCACTCAGCAAACTGGCGGTGGAAATCGGCGTATCAAAGAGCTTGATCAGCCAGGTAGAACGGGGAGAGGTCTATCCCTCAATTCAAACGCTTGAAAAAATGTCCGCCGCGTTGAATGTTCCGTTAAGCGAGTTTTTTCAGATAAAAGAGGACCAACCGGACGAACAGCTAAGCTCCATTGTAATGAACGGAAAGCATAAAATTATCTTGATGCCTGAGACAAATAACCGTTACTATGTTCTGACTCCCAACGTCAGCAATAACCCGTTCGAGTTCCTGCTGATAGAGTTCCCGCCGCATGAGGATAAGGCGCAGGTAGATAACTCCGTACACAAAGGA
This window of the Cloacibacillus sp. genome carries:
- a CDS encoding helix-turn-helix domain-containing protein — protein: MDNNNTSYSKENTGKRIKSFRLAQNISLSKLAVEIGVSKSLISQVERGEVYPSIQTLEKMSAALNVPLSEFFQIKEDQPDEQLSSIVMNGKHKIILMPETNNRYYVLTPNVSNNPFEFLLIEFPPHEDKAQVDNSVHKGEQCFYILEGALTLNIDDKTYKVSAGDSGYIASYSKHSFFNNSGKIAKAIIVTTNSIL